In a single window of the Chondrocystis sp. NIES-4102 genome:
- the menB gene encoding naphthoate synthase gives MQVEWQTAKTYEDILYQKWQGIARITINRPHKRNAFRPKTVFEMYDAFVDAREDQTIGVILLTGAGPHTDGKYAFCAGGDQSIRGQAGYIDDQGTPRLNVLDLQRLIRTIPKVTIALVAGYAIGGGHVLHVLCDLTIAADNAIFGQTGPKVGSFDGGFGSSYLARIVGQKKAREIWFLCRQYNAVEAQEMGLVNCVVPVEQLEAEGIKWSQEILEKSPIAIRCLKAAFNADCDGQAGIQELAGNATMLYYMTEEGAEGKQAFLEKRSPNFKNYPWLP, from the coding sequence ATGCAAGTTGAATGGCAAACGGCTAAAACTTACGAAGATATTCTTTACCAGAAATGGCAGGGCATAGCCAGAATTACTATTAATCGTCCACATAAGCGTAATGCCTTCCGTCCTAAGACCGTATTTGAAATGTACGATGCCTTTGTGGATGCACGTGAAGATCAAACCATTGGTGTAATATTATTGACGGGTGCAGGACCCCATACAGACGGCAAATATGCTTTTTGTGCTGGTGGAGATCAAAGTATTAGAGGTCAAGCAGGATATATTGACGACCAGGGAACACCCAGATTAAACGTTTTAGATCTACAGCGTCTAATTCGTACAATACCTAAAGTGACCATTGCTTTAGTTGCTGGGTATGCTATAGGTGGGGGTCATGTTCTTCATGTATTATGCGACTTAACTATAGCTGCTGATAATGCAATTTTTGGGCAAACTGGGCCGAAAGTAGGCAGTTTTGATGGTGGATTTGGTTCTAGTTATTTGGCTCGAATTGTTGGACAAAAAAAAGCTAGAGAAATCTGGTTTTTGTGTCGCCAATATAATGCGGTGGAAGCTCAGGAAATGGGTTTAGTTAATTGTGTTGTACCTGTAGAACAATTAGAAGCAGAAGGCATAAAATGGTCACAGGAAATATTAGAAAAAAGTCCCATTGCTATTAGATGTCTCAAGGCTGCTTTTAATGCTGACTGTGATGGACAAGCTGGAATACAAGAATTGGCTGGTAATGCGACTATGTTATATTACATGACTGAAGAGGGGGCGGAAGGGAAACAAGCATTTTTAGAAAAACGTTCTCCTAATTTTAAGAATTATCCTTGGCTACCTTAA
- a CDS encoding isocitrate dehydrogenase, NADP-dependent — translation MYDKLTPATIGSKITFQNGKPIVPDEPIIPFIRGDGTGVDIWPATEAVINAAVKAAYGQQRQIHWFKVYAGDEACEQYGTYQYLPQDTIKAIKEYGVAIKGPLTTPVGGGIRSLNVALRQMFQLYACVRPCRYYQGTPSPHRYPEKLDVIVYRENTEDIYLGIEWKQGDEIGRKLIDLLNKELIPSTPEHGSKQIPLDSGIGIKPISKTGSQRLIRRAIQHALRLPPAKQQVTLVHKGNIMKYTEGAFRDWGYQLATTEFRAECITERESWILSNKEANQDISIEDNARKIEPGYDSLTTEKREKIHQEIKGVLEAIWDTHGEGQWKNKVMVNDRIADSIFQQIQTRPDEYSILATMNLNGDYLSDAAAAIVGGLGMSPGANIGDQCAIFEATHGTAPKHAGLDRINPGSVILSGVMMLEFMGWQEAADLIQAGMAKAIANGEVTYDLARLMTPPIDQPLKCSEFAQAIIKNFPSK, via the coding sequence ATGTACGATAAACTCACTCCAGCCACTATAGGTTCTAAGATTACTTTTCAAAATGGCAAGCCTATTGTACCTGATGAACCGATCATTCCTTTTATCCGTGGTGACGGTACGGGGGTTGATATTTGGCCTGCTACGGAAGCTGTAATTAATGCTGCGGTAAAGGCTGCTTATGGTCAACAACGTCAAATACACTGGTTTAAAGTTTATGCAGGAGACGAAGCCTGTGAGCAATATGGTACTTATCAGTATCTTCCCCAAGATACTATTAAAGCAATTAAGGAATATGGAGTAGCCATTAAGGGGCCATTAACTACCCCTGTAGGTGGTGGAATTCGCTCATTAAATGTGGCTTTACGCCAAATGTTTCAGCTTTACGCCTGTGTTCGTCCTTGTCGTTATTATCAAGGTACACCTTCTCCTCATAGGTATCCTGAAAAGTTAGATGTAATTGTTTACCGAGAGAATACGGAGGATATTTATTTAGGAATTGAATGGAAACAAGGAGATGAAATTGGGAGAAAGTTAATTGATTTACTTAATAAAGAATTAATTCCCAGTACTCCCGAACATGGTAGCAAACAGATTCCTTTGGATTCAGGAATTGGTATTAAGCCTATTAGTAAAACGGGATCTCAACGCTTAATTAGACGTGCTATTCAACACGCCCTACGTCTTCCTCCAGCTAAACAACAAGTAACCCTCGTACATAAAGGAAACATTATGAAGTATACCGAAGGGGCTTTTAGGGATTGGGGTTATCAATTGGCTACTACTGAATTTCGGGCTGAATGTATTACTGAACGCGAATCCTGGATTTTGAGCAATAAGGAAGCGAATCAAGATATAAGTATTGAAGATAATGCCCGCAAAATTGAACCTGGATATGATTCTTTAACTACGGAAAAAAGGGAAAAAATTCATCAAGAGATTAAAGGGGTGTTAGAAGCAATTTGGGATACTCATGGCGAAGGTCAATGGAAAAATAAGGTAATGGTTAACGATCGCATTGCTGATAGTATTTTCCAACAAATTCAAACTCGTCCTGATGAATATTCTATTTTGGCAACTATGAATCTCAACGGGGATTATCTCTCTGATGCTGCTGCTGCTATTGTCGGCGGTTTGGGTATGAGTCCTGGGGCTAATATTGGTGATCAATGTGCTATTTTTGAAGCCACCCACGGTACAGCACCGAAACACGCAGGCTTGGATAGAATTAATCCAGGATCGGTAATTCTATCTGGAGTGATGATGTTAGAGTTTATGGGATGGCAGGAAGCTGCTGATTTGATTCAAGCTGGTATGGCAAAGGCGATCGCCAATGGTGAAGTAACTTATGATTTGGCAAGACTTATGACCCCCCCCATAGATCAGCCTCTAAAATGTTCTGAGTTTGCTCAAGCAATCATTAAAAATTTTCCTAGCAAATAA
- a CDS encoding glutaredoxin-related protein, with protein sequence MTPEVKAKIDQLVNENKIMVFMKGSKLMPQCGFSNNVVQILNTLGVPYATVDILADPEIRQGIKEYSNWPTIPQIYINGEFVGGSDIAIELYQSGELQQMVEVALAS encoded by the coding sequence ATGACACCTGAAGTAAAAGCAAAAATTGATCAATTGGTTAATGAAAATAAGATTATGGTATTCATGAAGGGATCAAAATTGATGCCCCAGTGCGGTTTCTCTAATAATGTGGTGCAAATTTTAAATACCTTGGGTGTCCCTTATGCAACTGTAGATATTTTAGCTGACCCTGAAATACGCCAAGGAATTAAAGAATATTCTAATTGGCCTACAATTCCCCAAATTTATATTAATGGGGAGTTTGTTGGTGGTTCAGATATTGCGATCGAATTATATCAAAGTGGTGAATTACAACAAATGGTAGAAGTGGCATTAGCTTCTTAA
- a CDS encoding phenylalanyl-tRNA synthetase subunit alpha, whose amino-acid sequence MTTASIQEQLKELNNTALEAIATTNSLDELEQLRVKYLGKKGQLSQILRGMGKLSPEERPEVGSKANVVKEEVQTSLDQRKESLLQAEITAKIESEKIDVTMPGVYRSLGRVHPLNGVVDRVLDIFTGLGYTVATGPQIETDYYNFEALNTPADHPARDMQDTFYLPGGNLLRTHTSSVQIRYMENNQPPIRIIAPGRVYRRDTVDATHSAVFNQVEILAIDKGLRFTDLKGTIKEFLQRMFGDQLPVQFRTSYFPFTEPSAEVDVQWQGKWLEVMGCGMVDPNVLKAVGYDPEVYTGFAAGFGVERFAMVLHQIDDIRRLYNSDLRFLQQF is encoded by the coding sequence ATGACTACTGCTTCCATCCAAGAACAACTAAAAGAATTAAATAATACAGCCTTAGAGGCGATCGCTACAACCAATAGTTTAGATGAACTAGAACAATTAAGAGTTAAGTATCTGGGCAAAAAAGGTCAATTATCTCAAATTCTTAGGGGGATGGGTAAATTATCTCCAGAAGAAAGACCTGAAGTAGGTTCAAAAGCAAACGTAGTTAAAGAAGAAGTTCAAACCAGTCTCGATCAGCGTAAAGAAAGTCTATTACAAGCAGAAATTACCGCCAAAATCGAATCAGAAAAGATTGATGTAACTATGCCTGGAGTTTATCGTTCTTTAGGGCGTGTACATCCTCTCAATGGTGTAGTAGATCGAGTATTAGATATCTTTACTGGTTTGGGTTATACAGTGGCGACAGGCCCTCAAATAGAAACAGACTATTATAATTTTGAAGCTTTAAATACTCCTGCCGATCATCCTGCTAGAGATATGCAGGATACCTTTTATTTACCAGGGGGAAACTTATTGAGAACTCATACCTCGTCTGTGCAAATTCGCTACATGGAGAATAATCAACCCCCAATTAGAATTATTGCCCCAGGTAGGGTTTATCGTCGAGATACAGTGGATGCTACCCATTCCGCAGTCTTTAACCAAGTGGAAATTTTAGCTATTGATAAGGGGTTAAGATTTACTGATTTAAAAGGCACAATTAAAGAATTCTTGCAACGGATGTTTGGCGATCAATTACCTGTACAGTTTCGTACTAGTTATTTTCCTTTTACCGAACCTTCGGCGGAAGTTGATGTGCAATGGCAAGGTAAATGGCTAGAGGTTATGGGTTGTGGCATGGTAGATCCTAATGTCCTCAAAGCAGTAGGTTATGACCCCGAAGTATATACAGGTTTTGCTGCTGGATTTGGAGTAGAAAGGTTTGCTATGGTGTTACATCAGATAGATGATATTCGCCGTTTATATAATAGTGATTTGCGCTTTCTACAACAGTTCTAA
- a CDS encoding radical SAM enzyme, Cfr family protein: protein MTLPTAKQPTNSEVLLGKSLEELTQWVQEKGQPAYRGKQLHQWLYQKGARSLDDISVFPKQWRLEMADYPLGRSTIHYCSVAPDQTRKYLLRLKDGLIIESVGIPTAKRLTVCVSSQVGCPMDCDFCATGKGGFTRNLKAAEIIDQVLSVQEDFAQRVSNVVFMGMGEPLANYKEVVSAIKSLNHDVGIGARSLTVSTVGIPGTIYQLAQEQLQIVLAISLHASNQALREQLIPSAKNYTLDDLLAECRDYVQVTGRRISFEYILLAKVNDFPANARELVQRLKGFQTHVNLIPYNPISEVDYQRPNKNRIREFTNILESAKIAVSVRYSRGLEADAACGQLRASKAEISN, encoded by the coding sequence ATGACGCTCCCCACAGCCAAACAACCAACTAATTCAGAAGTTTTATTAGGTAAATCCTTAGAAGAATTAACCCAATGGGTACAAGAGAAAGGACAACCAGCCTATAGAGGTAAACAATTACATCAATGGTTATATCAAAAAGGAGCGCGATCGCTTGATGATATTTCTGTCTTTCCCAAGCAATGGCGACTAGAAATGGCAGATTATCCATTAGGACGTTCGACAATTCATTATTGTAGTGTAGCTCCAGATCAAACTCGTAAATATCTCTTGCGTTTAAAAGATGGTTTAATTATTGAGTCGGTTGGTATTCCCACAGCAAAACGTCTAACTGTTTGTGTCTCTTCGCAAGTGGGTTGTCCGATGGATTGTGATTTTTGTGCTACAGGTAAAGGGGGATTTACCCGTAATCTTAAAGCTGCTGAAATTATTGATCAAGTATTGAGCGTACAAGAAGACTTTGCCCAAAGAGTTAGTAATGTGGTATTTATGGGTATGGGAGAGCCTCTAGCTAATTATAAGGAAGTGGTAAGTGCGATTAAATCCCTTAATCATGATGTAGGAATTGGAGCGCGATCGCTAACAGTCTCGACAGTAGGTATTCCAGGGACAATTTACCAATTAGCTCAAGAGCAATTGCAAATAGTTTTAGCAATTAGTCTTCATGCTTCTAATCAGGCTTTACGAGAACAATTAATTCCTAGTGCTAAAAACTATACATTGGATGATTTGTTAGCTGAGTGTCGCGATTATGTTCAGGTAACTGGTAGAAGAATATCTTTTGAATATATATTACTTGCAAAAGTTAATGATTTTCCAGCTAATGCACGGGAGTTAGTTCAACGTCTAAAAGGATTTCAAACCCATGTAAATTTGATTCCTTATAATCCTATTTCAGAGGTAGATTATCAAAGACCTAACAAAAATCGGATTAGAGAATTTACTAACATTTTAGAATCCGCCAAAATAGCTGTTAGTGTACGCTATTCTAGGGGATTGGAGGCAGATGCAGCTTGTGGACAACTAAGAGCCTCCAAAGCCGAAATATCAAACTAA
- a CDS encoding alkyl hydroperoxide reductase/ thiol specific antioxidant/ Mal allergen, which yields MVKTASTMLPLGTVAPDFHLPDVVSNQIISLETFKDQALLLMFICQHCPFVKHLEQELANIGHDYSQQSLGIVAISANDVTNYPNDSPQKLKEMAQRLKFNFPLCYDETQEVSKAYTAACTPDFFLFNAQRQLIYRGQLDDSRPSNDLPVTGKDLRQAIDATLQGKTINFAQKPSIGCNIKWKPGNEPEYFG from the coding sequence ATGGTCAAAACTGCTTCTACAATGTTGCCATTAGGCACTGTAGCCCCTGATTTCCACTTACCCGATGTAGTCTCTAATCAAATTATTTCCCTGGAAACTTTTAAAGATCAGGCTCTATTATTAATGTTTATTTGTCAACATTGTCCTTTTGTTAAGCATTTAGAGCAAGAATTAGCCAACATTGGTCACGATTATTCCCAGCAATCTTTGGGTATTGTTGCTATTAGTGCTAATGATGTCACCAATTACCCTAATGATTCGCCCCAAAAGCTTAAGGAAATGGCACAAAGGCTGAAATTTAATTTTCCTCTATGTTATGACGAAACTCAAGAAGTCAGTAAAGCCTATACTGCTGCTTGCACCCCTGATTTTTTCTTGTTTAATGCTCAACGACAATTAATATACCGTGGTCAATTAGATGATAGTCGTCCCAGCAATGATCTTCCTGTAACGGGTAAGGATTTAAGACAAGCAATTGATGCAACATTACAAGGAAAAACTATCAATTTTGCCCAAAAACCTAGTATTGGTTGCAATATTAAATGGAAGCCTGGTAATGAACCTGAATATTTTGGTTAA
- a CDS encoding response regulator receiver domain protein: MKKILVVDDDLILRKVLQNSLEQRGYQVISVGSGTEALIKFNQDIPDIIVSDVSMPEMDGFEFCRQLRSQPSGKLIPFIFLSAKNELDDRIQGHTIGADSYLSKPFEMKELLANIEALIERSRRVHAEIVHLIEQLVSSQSANVLNNNIYECESPETTISTNQISKSALPPRPLPLTPAEERVFWETIQGYTNKQISERLFISPRTVQTHLSNILNKLNLNNRTQLVRFAYEQGYEKV; encoded by the coding sequence ATGAAAAAAATTTTAGTAGTAGATGACGATTTGATTTTACGTAAAGTATTACAAAACTCTTTAGAACAAAGAGGGTATCAAGTAATTTCAGTGGGTTCTGGGACAGAAGCTTTAATCAAGTTTAATCAGGACATACCAGATATTATCGTTTCCGATGTTTCTATGCCAGAAATGGACGGATTTGAATTTTGTCGTCAGTTGCGATCGCAACCTTCAGGTAAATTAATTCCCTTTATATTTTTATCGGCTAAAAATGAACTTGATGATCGCATTCAGGGTCATACAATCGGTGCAGACAGTTACTTGAGTAAACCGTTTGAAATGAAAGAATTATTGGCAAATATTGAAGCTTTGATTGAACGATCTCGTCGTGTTCATGCAGAAATAGTTCACCTAATTGAACAGTTAGTTAGTTCTCAATCTGCCAATGTCTTAAATAACAATATTTACGAATGTGAATCTCCCGAAACTACGATATCCACCAATCAAATATCTAAATCTGCTTTACCTCCACGACCTCTACCTCTGACCCCCGCCGAAGAAAGGGTATTTTGGGAAACTATTCAAGGCTATACCAATAAGCAAATTAGTGAACGTCTTTTTATTAGCCCTCGTACTGTACAAACCCACTTAAGCAATATTTTAAACAAACTCAACCTCAATAATCGCACTCAATTGGTTCGCTTTGCCTATGAACAAGGATATGAAAAAGTTTAG
- a CDS encoding BolA family protein, translated as MISPEQVQTIIKERLANAEVKVIGDGQHFEAVIVSPDFEGKTKVKQHQMVYEVLQTEMATETIHALSLKTYTPATWQATGQTV; from the coding sequence ATGATTAGTCCAGAACAAGTACAAACAATAATTAAAGAAAGATTAGCCAATGCTGAAGTGAAAGTTATCGGCGATGGACAGCATTTTGAGGCTGTAATTGTATCTCCTGACTTTGAAGGTAAAACCAAGGTAAAACAACATCAAATGGTATACGAAGTTTTGCAAACGGAGATGGCAACCGAAACAATTCACGCCCTCTCGCTTAAAACCTATACCCCTGCAACTTGGCAAGCAACTGGACAAACTGTTTAA
- a CDS encoding ATP-binding protein of branched-chain amino acid ABC transporter translates to MTEYLLEVQDVYAGYIKDLYILQGINFQIAPGELVAVIGPNGAGKSTLAKTIFGLLTPGRGQITFKGRNITGLKSDKIVRLGMCYVPQITNVFASLSIEENLEMGAFIRNDSLKPLKDKIYTMFPRLGSRRRQKAGTLSGGERQMLAMGKALMLEPDLLLLDEPSAALSPILVKSVLEQVKAINQTGTAIVLVEQNAKQALAMADRGYVLENGRDRFEGTGADLLDNSKVGELYLGAAYKANNQR, encoded by the coding sequence ATGACAGAATATCTTTTAGAAGTACAAGATGTTTATGCTGGATATATTAAGGATCTCTATATCCTCCAGGGTATTAATTTTCAGATCGCGCCTGGGGAATTAGTAGCAGTAATTGGCCCAAATGGTGCAGGCAAATCTACTTTAGCTAAAACAATTTTTGGTTTACTTACTCCTGGTCGCGGACAAATTACCTTTAAAGGAAGAAATATTACAGGCTTAAAATCCGATAAAATCGTTAGATTGGGGATGTGCTATGTACCTCAGATCACTAATGTTTTTGCCTCTCTTTCCATTGAAGAAAATTTAGAAATGGGGGCTTTTATCCGCAATGATTCCTTAAAACCTCTTAAAGATAAAATTTATACCATGTTTCCCAGACTGGGATCGCGTCGTCGCCAAAAAGCAGGAACATTATCTGGGGGGGAAAGGCAAATGTTGGCAATGGGTAAAGCCTTGATGTTAGAGCCAGATTTACTACTTTTAGATGAACCTTCAGCAGCTTTATCACCTATTTTAGTTAAATCAGTATTAGAACAGGTTAAAGCTATAAATCAAACTGGTACAGCAATTGTTTTAGTAGAGCAAAATGCTAAACAAGCTTTGGCAATGGCAGATCGAGGCTACGTTTTAGAAAATGGACGAGACCGTTTTGAGGGAACGGGAGCAGATTTATTAGATAATTCTAAAGTAGGTGAATTATATCTGGGTGCTGCCTATAAAGCCAATAACCAGAGATAA
- a CDS encoding TPR repeat-containing serine/threonine protein kinase, whose translation MSDELIGGRYRVLNCLRTTGFCETYVAEDTHLPGNPHPLCVVKKLQPQSNEDFVLNTARRLFDSEAKVLYKLNDHPHIPRLLAHLEVNKEFYLVQEYIEGKDLSQTEIIPGKRWSESEVKAFLIEVLEILAFIHQNNVIHRDIKPSNLIRRQSDRKIFLIDFGAVKEITNMTLTEGQGNVLTVVIGTPGYMASEQQRGDPRFCSDIYALGITAIQAFTGYHPDQLTRDRETGEVKWQHLASPCTDEFARILDKMVRNDFPQRYRNANDVLEDLRHPPIPETVISSSPVRSIAVNSAPQVKSSGLKRLLFFVVLPLSLGLGFLVPNIWKTLQALKYYNEGNELLDAGKYQEAISAFDRALANRNDLAQAWTNKGFAQGKLGNHLEKFSSCQQATEVAADFAEAWNCRGLARFDLQQYERALQDYNQALAVEPDFYRGWFNKGQVLLKLGRPGEAIEATRQVLRYKPDYFLAWTQICKALYELEQYQDAKAHCEESLKLNPDYLPTSNLLQEVEKKLNK comes from the coding sequence ATGTCTGATGAGCTTATAGGAGGACGCTACCGAGTACTTAATTGTCTGAGAACCACAGGCTTTTGTGAAACTTATGTAGCTGAAGATACTCATCTTCCTGGTAATCCTCACCCTCTCTGTGTGGTAAAAAAATTACAGCCTCAATCGAATGAGGATTTTGTCCTCAATACGGCTCGGAGATTATTTGATAGTGAAGCTAAAGTGCTTTATAAATTAAATGATCACCCCCATATTCCTCGTTTACTAGCTCATCTAGAAGTAAATAAAGAGTTTTATTTGGTACAAGAATATATTGAGGGAAAAGATTTAAGTCAGACGGAGATTATTCCTGGTAAACGCTGGTCGGAGTCTGAAGTAAAGGCGTTTTTGATTGAAGTTTTAGAAATTTTGGCTTTTATACATCAAAATAATGTTATCCATCGGGATATTAAGCCTTCTAACTTGATTCGTCGCCAGAGCGATCGCAAAATTTTTCTGATTGATTTTGGTGCGGTTAAAGAAATTACTAATATGACTCTGACTGAAGGTCAAGGTAATGTTTTAACGGTAGTAATTGGTACTCCTGGATATATGGCTAGTGAGCAGCAGAGGGGAGATCCTCGCTTTTGTAGTGATATTTATGCTTTAGGTATAACTGCTATTCAAGCCTTTACTGGTTATCATCCTGATCAGTTAACTCGCGATCGCGAGACAGGGGAAGTTAAATGGCAACATCTTGCTTCTCCATGCACTGATGAGTTTGCCAGGATCTTAGATAAAATGGTGCGTAATGATTTCCCTCAGCGTTATCGCAATGCTAATGATGTTTTGGAAGATCTTCGCCATCCTCCGATCCCTGAGACAGTTATATCTTCAAGTCCAGTAAGATCTATAGCAGTTAATTCTGCGCCTCAAGTTAAATCTTCAGGGTTAAAACGATTATTATTTTTTGTCGTCCTTCCTCTAAGTTTAGGACTTGGTTTTTTAGTTCCTAATATTTGGAAGACTCTACAAGCTTTAAAATATTATAATGAGGGAAACGAACTACTTGATGCAGGCAAATATCAAGAAGCTATATCTGCTTTTGATCGAGCATTGGCTAACCGTAATGATTTGGCGCAAGCCTGGACAAATAAAGGTTTTGCACAAGGTAAATTAGGTAATCACTTAGAAAAGTTTTCTTCCTGTCAACAAGCTACAGAAGTGGCTGCCGATTTTGCTGAAGCCTGGAATTGTAGAGGTTTGGCAAGATTCGATCTCCAACAATATGAAAGAGCTTTACAGGATTACAATCAAGCGTTGGCTGTTGAACCTGATTTTTATCGAGGTTGGTTTAATAAGGGACAAGTATTGTTAAAATTAGGTCGCCCTGGTGAAGCCATAGAAGCCACTAGACAAGTTTTAAGATATAAACCTGACTATTTTTTGGCTTGGACTCAAATTTGTAAAGCCTTATACGAATTGGAACAATATCAAGATGCCAAAGCACACTGCGAAGAATCTCTAAAATTAAATCCTGATTACCTTCCCACCTCTAATTTATTGCAAGAAGTAGAAAAAAAATTAAATAAATAA
- a CDS encoding two-component sensor histidine kinase has protein sequence MDISKILTREKDDIIQQWVEAIALDQQIQSSQQLTFQSIIDHLPNIFQNILDAIDSDWLQYIATKENTCIYSRNKEDFPILGDTHGATRARQDFDAEEIVREYVLLKKILLAKLEPHLLLSDSKTTLDTIKFIDIIINQFMAKSFNSYTKERLEQLEKLQIQLLLTNQELTRLIEGHRDSLSYLTHEIKNPLTSIIGYSDLFLRQQKNLNTQNTCLTNIEHIEQVLKQGRKILRIVNDTKELASYQSGNMNLHWQNVEICSLLESILLSFKSTIEAKNLHLSASCSPDRLIICTDSLRLQQIITNLISNAIRYTKSGTIEVKCIKIPPIKPSIKDYLKIIVKDSGIGIKTENQERIFEPYFQIKEANEMNLEGMGLGLAIVAQLVKMLNGKIKLSSKVNVGSTFTVILPIINQEDD, from the coding sequence ATGGATATCAGTAAAATCCTGACTAGAGAAAAAGACGACATTATTCAACAGTGGGTTGAAGCGATCGCGCTAGATCAACAAATACAAAGTTCTCAACAGCTTACATTTCAATCAATTATTGATCATCTTCCTAACATTTTTCAGAATATTTTAGACGCGATCGACTCGGATTGGTTACAATATATTGCTACTAAGGAAAATACTTGTATATATTCCCGCAATAAAGAAGATTTTCCAATTTTAGGTGATACTCATGGGGCGACGCGCGCGCGACAGGATTTTGATGCGGAAGAAATTGTTAGAGAGTATGTTTTATTAAAAAAAATTTTATTGGCTAAATTAGAGCCTCATTTACTCTTAAGTGATTCTAAAACAACTTTAGATACGATTAAATTTATTGATATTATTATTAATCAATTTATGGCGAAAAGTTTTAATAGTTACACTAAGGAGCGATTAGAACAATTAGAAAAATTACAAATTCAATTACTTCTTACTAATCAAGAATTAACCCGTTTAATTGAGGGTCATCGTGATAGCCTTTCATATTTAACTCATGAAATAAAAAACCCTCTAACTTCTATTATTGGTTATTCAGACCTATTTTTACGTCAACAAAAAAATCTTAATACACAAAATACTTGCCTGACAAATATAGAACATATAGAACAAGTTTTAAAACAAGGACGAAAGATTTTAAGAATAGTTAATGATACCAAAGAATTAGCCAGTTATCAGTCTGGAAATATGAATCTCCATTGGCAAAATGTGGAAATATGTTCTTTGTTAGAAAGCATTCTTTTAAGTTTTAAATCTACCATAGAAGCCAAAAATCTACATTTAAGTGCTAGCTGCTCTCCTGATCGATTAATTATTTGTACCGATTCCCTACGTTTACAACAAATAATTACAAATTTAATTAGTAATGCTATTCGCTACACCAAATCAGGAACAATTGAGGTCAAATGTATTAAAATTCCTCCTATAAAACCTAGTATTAAAGATTATTTAAAAATAATAGTTAAAGATAGTGGTATTGGCATTAAAACTGAGAACCAAGAACGCATTTTTGAACCTTATTTCCAAATCAAAGAAGCCAATGAAATGAACCTTGAGGGAATGGGATTAGGACTTGCTATTGTTGCTCAATTAGTAAAGATGCTCAATGGTAAAATTAAACTAAGTTCAAAGGTTAATGTAGGTTCTACCTTTACAGTTATCTTACCGATTATTAATCAAGAAGACGACTAA
- the ycf12 gene encoding photosystem II Ycf12 protein, whose translation MDFVTNIFSAFGNINFTVIFQLISLALIVISGPVVIFLLALRGGDL comes from the coding sequence ATGGATTTTGTAACTAACATTTTTAGTGCTTTTGGTAATATTAACTTTACTGTAATTTTTCAACTAATTTCCTTAGCACTGATTGTAATTTCTGGCCCAGTAGTTATCTTTTTACTAGCATTGCGTGGTGGCGATCTTTAA